In Podarcis muralis chromosome 7, rPodMur119.hap1.1, whole genome shotgun sequence, the genomic stretch TTGATTCATTAATGatcactaaaaaaataaaattataaaaatgcCTGAAACCaacaagaataataaaaatgaaatgattaCAATGTTATTGGATATTCTGCTAGCATCTCAAGATGATCATGAAGTGAAAAAGAAGAGGGCGAACTTCCTACCTGCCTGCCTATGaaaacttaaaaaggtaaaggtaagggacccctgacagttaagtccaattgcagactctggggttgctgcgctcatctcgctttacaggcccagggagccggcgtttgtcagcaaacagtttttctgggccatgtagccagcatgactaagccacttctggtgcaatggaacaccaaaaccagagcagcgcacagaaatgccatttaccttcccacaggagcggtacctatttatctacttgcacttttgggcgtacttttgaactgctaggtaggcaggagctgggactgagcaacaggagctcaccccattgcgggggttcgaactgccaaccttctgatcggcaagcccaagagactcagtggtttagaccacagggccacccgtgtcccttatgcaAACTTACCTAGGCCTAGATATTCAGGGGAGCTGTCCAGCTGTAATTCTCTGTATGATTGGGCTAAGTTCCACTCAGAGTAATCCCACTGAGATGAACAGACCCAAATTAACCAGTTTGCCACACCCACTCCAGTTAACCTTATAAAATCATGTAATATGGGTCAGCTTTACTGTCATCTAGCAGCTATGTGGCCACAAGGTGGATAATTGCCTTGGTTTGTTTGTCTCAGTGCTTTTCTATCATATCATCTCCTTCCTGTAACCTCAATCAGAGGGTGGCTAATGGCAAAGTACAAATAAACCATAGAACAAAAGACATTTTTATAACTACAATATCATAATAAAAACTACGGCAAAAACCAGCTGTGATTATGTCAATCAAACCACACCCAAATGTCCGTGGCCCAAACACCTGAGCAAATAAAAAGGTTTTAACCTTGTTTATAAATTTATTGCCGTTATAAAggagacacattttaaaattgGAAACTTAAAGCATAGAAACGTTTGGTAAATGAtgcaggaacatagaaagctcccTTATAACAGGTCAGACCATTGTTCCGTCCAGtttagtgctgtctacactgattgacagtggctttgcagggtttcagacagagttttccccagccctatttggagatgccgagaactgaatctggaaccttctgcatgctgagCAGAGGCTCTGTTCCTGAGCTGCAGCCCATCCCTAGTTGAGTCCTGAAAACAGCAGTGACCAACACCACCATCTTGCCCATAGACTCACTTATGGGCCTTTCCCCCAGGACCTTTGTGTAAGTTCGCTGGATTCTAAGAGTGGCCAATCCTTCATCTGCTGTTCTGCGGAGTCACTGTTTTGCATCACAATGCACAAAGCAGAAGGTGGGGAGTCTACACAAAAAACCATGCAACTAGCTTTTGGGGCAAGATGCTTCCAGCACATATCACTCACCTGGTATAAGTATTCAAGGCCCACCCAGGGAGAAAAAGGCATCTGCTGGATCAGTCATGGGTGGGGAGTTAGAATGGGACAACTAGGGCTTCtgcagtaaggttaccagatttttttcaatgaatccagggacacttcatTGAAATGAGTCGGAATCATAGGATTTTGTAAGGGGACctatttgtaaatctgggaattATCCCctggaaacggggatgtctggtaaccttattctgcAGACACAGCAGGTGGCTGGGAAACAAGAGATGGGAGATTGAGTCCcaacaggggaaagaggagaacTCCCGCCCCCTTTTTTTTGTATGTCTGGGTGCACAGGAGCCAGTTCCtagtgtagccttatgaggctttgcccttggGTTGGGAAGAgtattgcgcccgggaaagggagatgggagtcaacagacactcaaggaatagtttcagagaaaaagctttatttctaccatccggctggtagaaggagcaagtgtgatagattcacaaacaagcacgagttcacagtcatttacacagagcatatattccccttctagttcccttccctttctcctcctcctcaagagtcctgccccatgagttcccctgagcatgaacagaaagctcctgtcttgggactcttttggactcttcccaggaaagggggatgaGAAGCCTTGCGTTCAGCGTGTCCAAAGATGTGTTACAACCGAATAAGATAAGAGTCAGTTCTCAGGCTTGCTTtgaacagagcctattcattaTTAGCTTTTTGAAGCCTAATTGTACTgataaaagtaacattttgcctttGCCACAGCATCTCGTGAGAAAACtttagctgtggatttttagaagagagaaagggaattttggacagttttgaggcctggcgtgacttcgggcctaggtggggcacctgtcctcacctccttcactaggagccaaggtccctttgcctcccaataaaatattggaaGGGTCTTCCCCATCACCCCAAAGTTGAAGTGCATTGCtactcaaatggtgtgtgtgtgtgtgtgtgtgtgccatgccttgtgatcaattatatgggatggggcttacctggcacCCCTGTCTGGATGATAGGGGCAGGGGTGTCACCAAGAAAAGTGAGTGAACTCCCAGGATGCAAATCCATACTGTAAACCCCACAGAGCACTTGttgctgttacagtggtaccttggttctcgaacttaatccattccggagtgCAATCGACTCcagaaaccgttcaaaaaccaaggcctggcttccaattggctgcaggagcttcctgcactcaattggaagctgccttggatgtttggcttccaaaaaaacattcaCAGACCAgagcacttctgggttttcggcgtttgggaaccgatttgttcgacaactaagctgttcgagaaccaaagtaccactgacgtgcccaaggattaaggctttctgggagatgatatataatgaaatgaaaaaggtatttaaatataccttcctgaagaaaccagaggcctttctcctgggcattgtcggccaattggtccCAAAGAAGgctagaactttctttatgtatgctacaacagcagcgagaatacttattgcaaagtattggaagacacaagatctacccaccctggaagaatggcagatgaaggtgatggataatatggaactggcggagatgaccggcagaatccgagaccagggagacgagtcggtggaagaagattggaagaaatttaaagactatttacagaaatattgcaaaattaatgaatgttagaatgatgttggaatgaagttaagtggttttagcagcaatgttattaaggtctatgtaaaaatggattgttaatagatgggaatttgaagtaataatatactaagataaaggattaagataagaacaaaaagggaaaggatttgctgaattaattaactgaactgggatgcaaaaaagggaggtgtgagatatggaaagactgatttgtttttaattgttattctattttttctgtattttgtattttcttttttttcttttttctttgtattattgtaattttgtttgaaactttaataaatattattttttttaaaaaaaagagaaccaaagtaccactgtactatttgaAATTGCCAGTTGCTTGTTAACGgaaggtctccaagtgacttacggCATGtttaaaacataaacataaagaAATTCTACCATAAAGACAGAACAAAACAACCCTCCCCTAACCGCCACAGGCTTGGAAGCATGCTAGTAGCAAAACAACATCACCTTAGTCTAGCAAAAGATAAATGTTGTCAATGTTGCAACCCTAACAACAATGACAAAATCCTTTAAAGCATTGCCCCACATGTGAAGAAGAAGTACCTTTGAGAATGAAAAGTGGGGAAGATGGTTAGATGTAGAAAGATTCAGGGGAAGAAATATGTTGTGGGGCTAGTGGTTGCACGAGGATAGATGGTTCGATGTCCAGTGAGATAGGCTAGTTTCTTGGCCATAAGGCGCAGAGAGAGATGAGAGGAGCCTGCGTTGGCCAAAGGGTCTTGCCCAACCTTATCCTACTTGgaagcctccagatgttttggattgcatTTCCCATCACCtgtgctgcttggggctgatgggaactatagttcaaagcatctggagggcttcagCTTAAGCACTTGTCCACAGCAGCAGATAGATACGGCCATAGATGGTCACATTAGTCTGCCCCATTTTAGACATCTCACTAGCAAATATGCAGTGTGTCCACATGTCTGCCTTCATAGAAGCAAGTGTAACAATGGGTGGTAGTCTATACTCTTTACATGGTTTATTTCTACATGGCATTAGTGCAGCTGACACAAGTTTAATATGAAAGGCCTCCCCACATGAACTATCTGTGACCTTGGTACAAGCTCCTATCTCATATGGACCTGGAAAGAACAGCTAACTTCCTGATCCTAATAGTTGCAGAGAAGATCAGAACACAAATGTTTCTATTTTTCCAGGAAGGTCTGTTTACTCTTTATCAACCTCCTATAAGCAGGAATCAGACTTCAGGCAGTGAAGATCGCTTTTAAGGTAATCTCAAGGACCTACATATCGCTGGACTAGGGACCAAATGAATGGATGAGAGACCTTTGTTTTCTTGCTGGCACAGGTTTCTGAAGGGGAGAGCTTAACACTTGCAGAAGCCACAGAAGTCTCAAATTCTTGATTTTGTGCACTGCTTTGCTCCAATAAAATGTACACCCCTTCGTTATTTTGCTTTCCTATGTAATGAAATTGTGTCAAATATCCAATAGCAAAACATTCACACCTCCTCTAGCACAAGGGAGATAAGAACGTATTCTTACACTTTCATAATGTCTCTTACTTGCATCAATGGAGGATGAAGACTGTGTGTCTCTGTgcatagaaacctctgactttcctATGGTTGGAAGATTGCCTACTTCACAAAAGAAAGTATTTGTTCCACAAACATTggcctttggccctgcccaccactggctgttgacccccccccccgaaggctgTCATGAAGAAATACATCactcaggctgaaaaaaggttctccatctctgctaaGTCTCATTGACCAACAGATCTTCAATGGACAAGCTTGTCctcatttctttttgttttattttcccccaCGATTCATTACAATTCAGTAAAATAACTCTGAAAACAAATTATTCTGAAAAAACAAATATAGAGAAGAACATGGAAAGGAAGGTCTCCCATGGTGCTGACTAACAGGAGGGGGTTCATTAGAGGAGGATCTTCACTGCCAGAAGCCCCAACAGGGCCAGAAGGCGAAATCTCGATGATGGAGGTGCCTTATTGGCTGGTTTGCATTGAGCATTTAGTGTTTCAGAAGCAGTAACATGGAAGGTCATTCTCATCATTTCTTGCACAGCTGCACAGTAAGACTTGCTAGTGCAACCTTTCACGATGATTTCATTCACCCCTGGAGATGGAAAGCAAAGACTACAGTTTAAACCCACAAACCAGGAAAAGGGAAAGTTCTCAAAAATAGGAATTCATTCAGTTCATTTCTCACAATGAGCCAGGCTAACCTGATGCTCctgaatgttttattattattataaccaagAATTAAACGCAAACTTCTAACAGATAAAAAACATAGAGGTGGACTGGCGCTACCTGACCTAAATTTATATTACGACGTTGTCTGTTTAAATTGGTTAAAAGAGTGGATTGTATTAAAAGATAGTGATTTGTTAGATCTAGAAGGATTTAACAATTGCTATGGTTGGCATGCGTATTTAGCTCGCCTCTAGaagcaattacaataaaaaagaaaaacatggacTGAGAATGGGCCACATATAAAGATCTGATTAAGGAAAACGATAATAAATTGGTAATTAAAGATTATGAGGAAATTAAACAACACCTTACGGGTTGGATCCAATACAATCAATTGCATGAAgtgttcaggacagataagaaaAAAGTTTCTCAAATGAACCTTCATTATTAGAAAAAGTGTTATTACAAAACAAAACTAAGGTAATATAAAAAATGTATGATACCTTATTGGAGTGGGAGGTCAAAGGCGAACAGGTCAAGGAGGTAATGATCAAGTGGGCTTTAGATATTGGGAAAACCATTAACTTAACAGCATGGGAAGAACTATGGAGAAAGAActggaaatttacagcctgtgaaGTATTGAGGGAAAATCTAATcaagatgttttatagatggtacttaacacctaccaaaatagctaaaagttataagacaaaaacaaatctgtgtTTTACTGTGTGGTAAAACATAGGGGACACTTATACAtatttggtggacctgtgaaaaaatcaaaagcttctggaacatAGTATATGacaagcttaaaaaaatgtttaagtataactttatgaaaaacacagaagcttttctattagggataatggacacaggtatagcaagagaagatcagaaaatattcctctatgtcacaggagcagcaaggatcctaattgctaaaaactggaaaaaagaaattgtgccaacaaaaaaggaatggcaagacaaactgttagagtatattgaactagctagattaacagaggcaattagagatcacactagaaaagaatttcaaaaagcatgggggaaatgcagagaatacttcacaaaacagtgccctaaaatacatacctggacttgtttcgatgaATGTCTgtaggagactttgtggatatttaagttacaattagaaaaatcttaataattattcataaaggaaacagcttataagaacaaaaaaattccttccagtagcaccttaaagaccaactaagttagttcttggtatgagctttcgtgtgcatgcacacttcttcagatacactgaaacagaagttgccagatccttctatatagtgagaaggtggggaggggtattactcagaggggtggtgggaatgggtgattggcagatagctgtgatgagcctgttgacgactctaaacgactgcagtaggtcttacaggaaaaagcaaggggtgagaaggtgaaaaatggctatgttatgtataatgagataagaatccaatgtctttgttaaggccaggtctctccgtggttttaagtttggtaatgagttccaattcagcagcttctctttccagtctatttctgaaattcctttgtagtaaaacagctactttgagatcttgtatagaatgtcctgggagattgaagtgttctcctactggtttctctgtcttgtgattcttgatgtcagatttatgtccgtttattctttggcgtaaggtttggcctgtttgtccaatatagagagctgaaggacactgttggcatttgatggcatacacaatgttagacgatgagcaattaaatagtcccgagatggtatgtgtgatgttgttggggccagtaatggttttgtccgggtgtatgtggcagcaaagttggcatctgggtttattgcaggctctggtgccagtgtccgtgttaagtctggttgtagtattattgtaggttaggagttgtttaagattgggtggctgtctgtaggcaatgaaaggtcttcctcccagagcttgagaaagagaactgtcattgtccaggagaggttgtagatctctgatgatgcgttgtactgttttaacttgggagctgtatgtgatgactagaggtgttctgttattttcttttttgggtctgtcttgcagcaagttctctctgggtatcagtctggctctgttgatctgttgtctaacttcatctgctgggtattttagttctaaaaaggtttgctgtagatctcttaggtgagagtctctgtctgtagaattggaacagatacggctgtaacgtagtgcctggctatatacaatggactgtttggtatgtttgggatggtagctagaggcatgtagatatgtttgtcggtcagttggtttacggtataaggtggtgtctatgcgcccatcctgtatttttatagtagtgtccaaaaaatgtatttcttgcatagattgattcattgttaggttgattgtggggtgaaaatcattgaatttctggtggaaggtgtccagggtctgttgaccatgtgtccagatgataaaaatatcgtcaatgtatcgcaggtacaagagaggtttgagtgggtaggagtttaggaaacgttgttctaaatctgccatgaagatgttggcatactgtggggccatgcgggtgcccattgctgtgccgctgatctgaaggaacaggtcatcaccgaatttgaagttgagTAATTAAGGAGGCCAggtacaggataaaggaagtcttttatttggttgtttgtattgttgtatgttatgcttattgtatgtgatgttcatgtttaatgagggtggatttctgtattgggggtgtatgttatgttgtaaataaaatttccaataaaaattttaaaaataaaataaaaatagaacacaTCTCACAGACAGATTTTATGCATTTCTCTGGACTTTGAATGGCATTTGCAACACATGCAAAATGTGCTTCTTGCTGGTGAACTCATTAAAAGCATGCATTGCTTCCAAGGggattctactcagagtagacccactgaaattaacagaactAAGTTAGCTGTGCCCATTCGTTTCAATGGCTCTACGCTGTGGCTGATACAATGGAACCTCGggttagttcttaacctgaaaccgttcttaacctgaggcgcgcttttgccttccgctgccactgcgccaccggcgcacgatttccattctcatcctggggcaaagttcgcaacctggAGCAACTACTTtggggttagcagagtttgtaacccaaagtgtttgtaacccaaggtatcactgtattggcTACAACCCTGAAGAGTTACATAAAATGTGCACATTTCAGGTAAAAAGTAAACATGAAATAGGTTTAAAAAATGCAAGCAGATGAACAGAGCAGCATGGAACGGACCCCTCTGACTGATTGCTAGCAAGACCATGCTGCTCAGCCAATCCCTGCTCATAATCAGCAATATCAACATAGCAGATCTTAACAGAATTACCAGATTTGAGGGTAGCATCCAGACAGTGGTCCTCATCTCCTGTACATTCTACCTCCTCTGTAGAGCATGGGAAATTTTGAGTAAAGCAGGCTGGACATTTTTTCCCATTGGATTTACTGCTGATTGGTGGCACTATTGAGGGGGAAGCAGAGACACTGTCAGAAAAGGAAATATACTGGGACCATTCTCCAGCCCAAGGACCGTGTTCTCACGTGGGGTGCACATGCCAGTCGTAGATGGGGCCTGAAGCAGAAGTGCATGGAGCAATGAATGCTAAGCCTTACTTtcatacagtaggctagtttctctaTCTTGGCAAGTGAGAGATGTCATCACAATTCACATTCtgaccaggcaaaaacattcagtgAGGTCTGGGCCTCTcctttggaggttttcaagcagaggttgggtggccatctctcgTGGATGGTCGGTTCAAATGGGgacaggtggtccttgaggtattgggaaACAGTTTTATGTTcctatgttcacacacacacacacacacacacacacactccatggcACAACCTGGCCTCCGGAACACAGAGCAGGAAAAGAGGATGAGAGCTACCTTGAGGAGAAACAGATGCACAGTCATCCCCCTCACAGCAGACAACCTTTCCTCTGGCAGTAAACATCTTGCCCAAATTCAGATAAAATGGTTCAAGTCCGCAGATGCCAGGAGATAGACAGCCTTTCATTATTTCTTGGTTTGGTCCATCAGCTGCAGAGAaggaataataatagtagtagtagtagtagtagtagtaatgatgatgatgatgatgatgatgatgatgatgcagagactagagggtgaagcaaggcaggtggaaggaggccttgcctgactaagtctctcccctcacagttcttcttcCAGGACCAGCTCCCTTGTGCGGACTCCTAGATAAGCATTTAGGGCAGTGTCCTACAATGCATTGTCCCTCTGGCattgctgggctacagctcccattagctcTTGCCAGCACAGTGaagggccaggaatgatgggaactgtagtccagcaacctatGGAGGGACGCCAGCCCTTGACCACAGTGCCAAGGTACCTCAGGCTGCAGAGGGCTGGAAAAGTGAGCTCTCTGCTTGAAAACTTAGAGGccatgttctccagatgtttttgagaatACAATCCCCACCAGCCACAACCACAGCCACAGTCTGCACTGACAATggtgaggggtgatgggagttgtagtccaaagcattcgGAGGCCCCTAGCTTTGGGCGGGCTGCATTTAGAGAGCTGCTAGCAATCTAAGCAGTCACCGCtgcacatgaatgaatgaatgaatgaatgaatggcctGGTTCCAATGAGGGCATCTTGATATACCTTTTTGCAAACTATGACCTATGGCCTGGCCTGAATTTGGTGGCGATCCTTCTCACTCACCTACTGTGacttcaacaacagcaacagcacatCTGTCTTCAGCAGCACTGCAGTTCACCATCGTGCCCGTACAGTTCAAGCCTGGCCCTGTGCAGGTTTCGCACTCCAAGGAGTCACCTGCAGGAGAGAAGATGCAAGGTTTCCTAAGCAGGGTCCATGTGCACACATCATTCTACGTTATCATCTGCAAAAGGGGCCAGGATCCCACAAATGTGTGTcaagcagtggtggagcttcatgctccaggaccgtggggaggagagcaggcgggggcggggctggcatgtGTCCTAGGGGCATGGCACGCCATCCGCAGGGATGTGACGTGCTGCCAGCAGGGGcgtggcgtgcatcctgggggcatggtgtgGTGTGCAGCGTGGGCAGGGGGGCACCCCACCAGgctcgcgctgccgggggcggtgcactccccctgcagtcctcttcctccgccagtggtgtcAAGTGCAACGCTGTTCCTGCTCTGACACTCACTAGCTTGaaggtgatacagtggtaccttgggtgaagtacttaattcgttccagaggtccgttcttaacctgaaactgttcttaacctggagcaccactttagctaatggggtctcccgctgccacagcaccaccagagcccgatttctgttcttatcctgaagcaaagttcttaacctgaagcactatttctgggttagcggagtgtgtaacctgaagcgtatgtaacccgaggtaccactgtatattggtttCCACCCCGGTCAGCCCTTCCAGATTTCCCAGCTTGGATCTCCTTTACTCCCAGGCATCCCACTGCAACACACACTGGCCCTAGAAGATTATGACTTCTTACCTGGGGTTAGAAGCACAGAGAAGACAAGAAGTCCCAAGAGAGCCGGCATGGCGCTGGGGAAGAAATGACAGGTGGAAATGAGTGCAAAAGTTTTTTGCAGCctggtgtgaattttgaaggagagcTGCATTTTTATTCCTATCGCTTCAGGGAACGTAAATTTGGTAAACTAGTCTCTAAACACAAACTGAGTAGAATTTCACCCCTGTTGTTGCACACTGTAGATACAAATCTCCTGGCCAATTAATCCTTTGAGAAGTTCATGGGA encodes the following:
- the LOC144328577 gene encoding phospholipase A2 inhibitor gamma subunit B-like isoform X1, which produces MPALLGLLVFSVLLTPGDSLECETCTGPGLNCTGTMVNCSAAEDRCAVAVVEVTVADGPNQEIMKGCLSPGICGLEPFYLNLGKMFTARGKVVCCEGDDCASVSPQVPPISSKSNGKKCPACFTQNFPCSTEEVECTGDEDHCLDATLKSGVNEIIVKGCTSKSYCAAVQEMMRMTFHVTASETLNAQCKPANKAPPSSRFRLLALLGLLAVKILL
- the LOC144328577 gene encoding phospholipase A2 inhibitor CgMIP-I-like isoform X2; this encodes MPALLGLLVFSVLLTPGDSLECETCTGPGLNCTGTMVNCSAAEDRCAVAVVEVTVADGPNQEIMKGCLSPGICGLEPFYLNLGKMFTARGKVVCCEGDDCASVSPQGVNEIIVKGCTSKSYCAAVQEMMRMTFHVTASETLNAQCKPANKAPPSSRFRLLALLGLLAVKILL